GATCTCGAGCGACGGCGTGATCGTCACGAACAACCATGTCGTCGAGGGCTCGACGAGCGTCACCGTCGCCTTTCTCGACCGTGTCCACCGGAAGCCGCTGAGGGGCACCGTCATCGGCACGGCGCCCGAGCGCGACCTCGCGGTGATCCGCGTCGACGCGACCGACCTCGTGCCGATCGCCGTCGCGCGCTCCTCGGCGCTCCGCCTCGGCGACGGCCTGATCGCGATCGGCTTCCCGCTCGGTCTCGGCGGCCCGACCGTGACGCGCGGCATCGTCTCGGGCCTCAACCGGACGATCGAGCCGCAGGGCGGAGCGAGGCTCGAGGGGCTGCTCCAGACCGACGCCGCCATCAACCCCGGCAACTCCGGCGGCGCGCTCGTCGACCGCGAGGGCCGCGTCATCGGCATCAGCACCGCGATCGCGTCGCTCGGCGGGCTCCTCGGCGGCGGTGGCGGCTCGATCAGCATCGGCTTCGCCATCCCGATCGACGAGGCGCGCGCGGTGGCCGAGGAGATCATCCGCACCGGCCGGGCCACGCACCCGTTCCTCGGCATCAGCGGCAACGACATCACGCCGCAGACCGCGGAGCAGTTCGGCACCAAGGAGGGCGCGCTCGTCATGGAGGTCACGCGCGGCGGCCCCGCCGAACGCGCGGGACTGCGCGCCCGCGACATCATCGTGCGGCTCGGCGACGACGAGATCACGAGCATGGGCGACCTCATCGGGGCCATCCGCTCGCACCGGATCGGGGAGACCGTGGAGGTCGCGTACGTCCGCGACGGACGGCAGTCATCCGTGAGAGTCACCCTCCAGCAGAAACCGTCCGGGTAGCCTGCGCGAAGAACAGGCGTCCCCGACGTTGGAGTGAGCGTGTTCGACAACCTGGGCTGGGCGGAGCTGGCGGTCCTCGCCGTCGTCGCCATGCTCGTGTTCGGCCCCGAACGCCTCCCCAAGGTCGCCGCCGACGCAGGCCGGCTGATCCGCGAGCTGCGCCGGATGGCGAGCGGCGTGACGACGGACATCAAGAACGAGATGGGCATCGACCTCGACGAGATCCGCAGGCTCGACCCGCGGCGGTTCTTCGACGAGGACCTCGACCCGGCGCCCGCCGCGCGGGCCGCCGCCCCGGCCGCGGCGTCGCCCCTGGCGCCCGGCGACCCCGCGCCGTTCGACCCCGACGCGACGTAGCCCCGCGTATCCCCGGCAGACTCGCGCGTTGCAGCGGCGAACAGCATCGCGATCCCGTTCAAGCTGCTGCCGAAGCAGTTCAAGGTCGGCACGCTGCTCGACGGCATCGTCGCCTACACCTCGACCGCCGAGTTCGTCGTCGCCGGCTACCAGCCGACCGACTTCGAGCCGAGCGCGGGCATCGACATCGCCACGGCCGCGAAGCCGTGGAAGGTCGCGTAGCACCAGCACCTCTCGTCGAAGGGCCGTCCCGTCCGGGGCGGCCCTTCGGCTGTCGTACGGGAGGAACGCCGGGAGATCCGCGCGGAGCGGGCGAGCCACGGCTGGGGTGCTGTTCTTTGAAGATCGTCACGCGGGAGACCGGCGTGTCGGCCGCAGGGAACGAGCCAGGTCGCCCCAGGCCCGTTACGGAGAGCGCCGCTACGCCGGCGACAGCCCCAGCGAGCGGCCCGCGAGGCCGCGCGAACGCGTGCCGAGCTGCTCGGCGACGCGGCGCAGCTCCTTCGACGCGGGCGCGTCGGGGTCGCTGAGCACCAGCGGCACGCCGGCGTCACCGCCCTCGCGCAGCCGTACGTCGATCGGCACCTGACCCAGCAGCGGCACCGGCGCGCCGACGGTCCGCGTCAGCGCCTCGGCGACCGCCTGGCCGCCGCCCGCGCCGAACACGTCCACGTGCTCGGAGCAGTGCGGGCAGGCGAGACCGGCCATGTTCTCGACGACGCCGGCGATGCGCTGGCGGGTCTGCACGGCGATGGAGCCGGCCCGCTCGGCGACCTCGCTGGCGGCGAGCTGCGGCGTCGTGACGACGAGGATCTCGGCACTCGGAACGAGCTGCGCGATCGAGATGGCGATGTCGCCGGTGCCCGGCGGGAGGTCGCAGAGCAGGACGTCGAGGTCGCCCCAGAACACGTCCGAGAGGAACTGCTGCAGCGCCCTGTGCAGCATCGGCCCGCGCCAGACGACCGGCTGGTTGCCCTGCACGAACATGCCGATCGACACGACCTTCACGCCGTGCGACGTCGGCGGCATGATCATCGACTCGACCTGCGTGGGCCGCCCCTCGACGCCGAGCATGCGCGGGATCGAGAAGCCGTAGATGTCCGCGTCGACCACGCCGACCTTGAGGCCGCTCGCGGCCATGGCGGCGGCGAGGTTGGCGGTGACGCTGGACTTGCCGACGCCGCCCTTGCCGGACGCGACGGCGTAGACGCGCGTCAGCGAGCCGGGCTGCGCGAACGGGATCTCCCGCGCCGCCTGCCCGCCGCGCAGCTGCGTCTGCAGGGCGGCGCGCTGCTCGTCGTTCATGACGCCGAGGTCCACGACGACCCCGGTGACGCCGTCGAGCCGCGAGACGGCCTCGGTGACGTCGCGGGTGATCTTGTCCTTCAACGGGCAGCCGCTGACGGTCAGCAGCACGCGCACCGTGACCACGCCGTCCGGCGCGACGTCGACCCGCTCGACCATGTTGAGCTCGGTGATCGGGCGGTGGATCTCCGGGTCCTGGACGGTGGCCAGGGCGGCGGTGACCTGCTCGGTGGTGGGCATGCGGGTACGCGTCCTTACTCCCAGGGGATGCCGCCAGTCTACGTGGTGCAGGGAACGGGCCGCCGCGCGGCGAAGTCCCCCCTCTCAGGACGCCAGGGGAGGGCCCATGTGGGGGGCAGTCAAGTTTGCCGTCGTGGCGGCGGCCGTGTCGTTGGCGCTGCCGGCGACGGCGTCCGCGCCGCAGCTCACCGACCAGCGGGGCGACGCGAACGGCGTCAACCACCAGGTGTACGCGCGGGGCGCGGCCGACCCGTCGACGCCGACCGAGCCGGCGTCGTACGCCGCCGGCGACGTCCTCTCCGCGGAGTGGGCCGCCACGTCCGGCGGCATCAGCGTCACGCTGACGCTCGCCGCGCCGCCCGCGGAGGGTGTCAGCTACCTCGTCAACATCCAGGCGCCTGGCTGCGGCCTGTTCCTGCGGGTCGAGTACGACGCCGCGGTGGCGGCACCGCCCACGACGAACGCGTACTGCAACGGCACGACCCCGATCGCCGGCGTGCCGGCGGCGCAGGTCAGCGGCGCGCGGATCGTATGGACGCTGCCGTTCGCGGCGCTGACGGGCATCGCGTCCAGCGGTGACGTGCTGACGCGGCCGTGGGTGGAGACCCGGCTCGGCGTCGTGCACCCGGCTGCCGCCCCGCCGTCGCCGGACGGCTACGCGCGGGCGCGGGTGGTCGTGCTGGACATGGCGTACGGCACCGGGTCGTTCGTCGTCCCGTAGCGCGCGGGCGCCGGGCACGGCGAGGGCCCGCCTCCCAGCCTGGGGCGGGCCCTCGCCGCGTTTCCGGGGTGCTACTGACCGGCGCGCTTCACCGCGGAGATGTCGAGCTTGAGCTTGACCTTCTCGCTGACGAGGATGCCGCCGGCCTCGAGGGCGACGTTCCAGTTGAGGCCCCAGTCCTTGCGGTTGACCTTGGCCTCGCCCTCGAACCCGACGCGCTGGCCGCCCCACGGGTCGGTCGCGGTGCCGGTGTACTCGAGGTCGAGCTCGACCTCGCGGGTGACGCCCTTGATGGTCAGGTCGCCCCAGAGGACGTACTGGCCGTCGCGCTTGCCCGCGGCGGCGCGGGTGCTCGTGAACGTGATCTCCGGGTGCTTCTCGATGTCGAAGAAGTCCGCGCTGCGCAGGTGCTCGTCGCGCTGGCCGCTGCGACTGTCGAGGCTGTCGACGCGGATGCGCACCTCGGCGCTGGAGTTCGCGGGGTTGGTGCCGTCGATGTTGAGGACGCCCTCGAAGTCGCTGAAGCGGCCGCGGACCGTCGTCACCATCGCGTGCTTGGCGGCGAACTCGAGGCTCGAGTGGCTGGCGTCGATGTCGTACGTCCCGGTCAGCTGCTCGAGGCCGGTCGTCGTGGAGGTGGTCATCTGGTCTGCTCCCTCTGGTGGCTTGTCAGTTGGTTGCTTGTGCAACTGTTGTGAACGCAACGTACTGGACTTTTATTGCACATGCAACTATCGTCCTGGACATGGCCTCTCAGCGGTCGGCTTCCCCCACCTACTGGCTCACAACCGTCGAGCTGGACGCGTGGCGGTCGTTCCTGCGCGCGCACGCCAAGGTGACCCGGCAGCTCGACGCCGAGCTCAGCGCCGAGTGCGACCTGCCACTGGGGTCGTATGAGGTGCTCCTGCACCTCAACGAGCAGCCCGACCGCCGCCTGCGCATGACCGAGCTGGCCGACCGGGTGCTGCTCTCCCGCAGCGGCCTGACGCGGCTGGTGGACAGGCTGGAACGCGAGGGGCTGATCAGCAGGGAGTCGTGCCCGAGTGACCTGCGCGGCACGTTCGCCGTGCTCACCGACGAGGGCGGCGACCGGCTCGCGGCCGCCGCGCCGATTCACCTGCGGGGCGTACGCGAGCACCTCGTCGACCTGCTGACGCCCGAGGAGATCGAGGTCGTCGCGAGAGCGTTCGGGCGCATCACGAGCGACTGCCCTGGCCCGGTCCTGGACTAGACCTCGGGTACGAGCGCGGCGCCTTCGAGCAGGAGGCAGACGTTCGCCTCCAGGGTGGCCGGGTCGACCGGCTTCGAGAGGTAGATGTCGGCGCCGGCGTTCGTGGCCTCCGTACGCAGCAGCGGGTCGTCACTGCCGGTGAGCAGCAGCAACGGCAGCAGCGCCGTCCGCGTGTCGGCGCGCAGCAGGCGCGTCACCTCGATGCCGGACAGGTCGGGGAGCACGAGGTCGAGGATCATCGCGTCGAGGTCGTCGGTCGCGGCGATGCGCAGCGCCTCCTCGGCGTTGCGCGCGCGCATGACGTCGCAGACGTCGGCGAGCGCCGTCTCGACGTAGTCGAGCACCGACTCGTCGTCGTCCACGACGAGGACGGTCTTGCGGCGTTCGCCGCTCGCGACCGCGGCTCCGGGGACGACCGGGCTGGCGTCGTGCGCGCGCCGGCACCACGGGCAGTTGCGCCACTCAGGCGCGACCGGCCGCGCGCAGCCCGCGCAGGTCGAGGTCTCGACTGCCGCGGCGCACCACGGGCAGAAGTGCATGTCCTCCTCGATCGAACGGTGGCACGCGTGGCACCGCGGCCCGCTCGCGGCGTCGACCTGCGTGACGCGCAGCACCTCCTCCAGCGTCGTCTCGCCGCGCAGCGCGCGGGCGATGCCGTCGCTGCGCAGCGACGAGACCCCGGACGCGCGCGCCGCCGTACGGATCGCGGCCTCGGTCGGGCGCGCGGTCAGCACCGCGCGCAGCGCGGTGTCGACGGGGAGCACCTCGAAGATCGCGGTACGGCCGTGGTAGCCGGTGCCGCCGCACTGGTCGCAGCCGCGGCCGCGGACGAGGTTGGCGCCGGCCACGTCGTCGTGCGTGAGGCCGAGGAGCTGCAGCGTACGAGGGCTCGGCTGGTACGGCGCGAGGCAGCGCGAGCACGGCACGCGGACGAGCCGCTGCGCGATGACAAGGGTGAGCGAGGAGGCGATCAGGAACGGCTCGACGCCCATGTCGACGAGGCGCGTGACGGCCGCTGCGGCGTCGTTCGTGTGCAGGGTCGAGAACACCATGTGGCCGGTCAGCGAGGCGCGCAGCGCGAGCTCCGCGGTCTCGGTGTCGCGGATCTCGCCGACGAGCACGACGTCGGGGTCCTGGCGCAGCACGGACCGCAGGCCGGCCGCGAACGTCAGCCCCGCGCGGTCGTTCGTCTGCACCTGCGTGATGCCGCGCAGCTGGACCTCGACCGGGTCCTCGAGCGTGACGATGTTGCGGTCCGGCGTCCGCATCTGCGAGACGGCCGAGTACAGCGTCGACGTCTTGCCGGAGCCGGTCGGGCCGGTGATGAGGACGAGGCCCTGCGGCACGACGATCGTGTCGAGGATCGTCTCGAGCTGCTTCTCGGTGAAGCCCACCCGCGACAGCGGGAGCACACCCTCGCCGCGGGCGAGGAGGCGGATGACGACCTTCTCGCCGTGCAGCGACGGCAGCGTCGAGACGCGCGCGTCGATGCTCTCGCCGTCGACGTTGAGCCGCGCGCGGCCGTCCTGCGGCCTGCGGCGCTCGGCGATGTCGAGGCCGGACATGATCTTGACGCGGCTCGTCATCGACGGCGCGGCGTTCTTCGGCACCGTCATGACGTCGCGGAGCAGGCCGTCGACGCGGTATCGCACGCGCAGGCCGTCGAGCTCGGGCTGGAGGTGGATGTCGGAGGCGCGGGCGCGGACGGCGTCGGTCAGGATGACGTTGACCATCCGGACGATCGGGGTGCCGTCGGCGTCGTCGTCGGCGTCGTTCGCGAAGTCGGTGGCGTCCTCGCCGATCGCGTCGAGCATTCCCGTGACGTCGGAGGCGTCCTCCTCCAGCGACCAGGCGCGGGTGAGGTACTCGCGGATCGCGCTCTCCGTCGCGACGACGGGGACGATCGTGCGGGCGTTCGTGTAGAGGCGAACGTCGTCGAGCGCGACGACGTCGGTCGGGTCGGCCATCGCCAGCGTGAGACGGCCGTCGCTGTGCTCGATGCCGAGAACGGAGTAGCGCTCGGAGACGGCGCGCGGCAGCAGTCGCGCGGTCGCGGGCGCGACGGCGACGTGCGCGATGTCGACCATCTCCAGACCCAGCGCACGCGCGAGGCCGGCGGCGATGTCGCGCTCGGTCGCGAGACCCTTCGACACGACGAGCGCACCGAGCCGCTTACGGTTCTCGCGCGGCTGCGTCGCCTGCTCGGCCAGGCACTCGTTGAGGTCGTTCTCGCTGATGACGCCACTGCCCACGAGGACCTCGCCGAGGCGGCGGCGCGGCTTCGCGGGCTCGGGCGGGAGCGCCCGGCGCCGGCCGCCGATGTAGTCGGTGTCGAGGGTCACGTACCTCCATCGTCCTGTCCCGGCCATCGCTGAATAGTTCCGAGGGGCCGTTCGGACTAGTACGAACGGGTGTCAACCGGACATACCGGTGGCAGGGACGGCGGGCCCGCGCGGCGAAGTCCTCCGCGATGCCCCCAGGAGGTTCCATGCGCACCCGTCTCGCCCTCGTCGCGGTCCTTGCCGCTCTCGCCGCCGGCGCCGTGCCCGGCCACGCCGCACCGACCAGGAAGCCGCAGATCGTCGACCCCGCCGGCGACGCGCTCGGCGCGCAGGCGACGACCGAGATCGTGTCCGCGCTCTGGACCACGACCGGCGACACCGTGACGACGAAGTACCGCGGCAAGAAGCGGACGACGTACACCCCGCGCCGCCTCGTCGTGACGCTGAACCTCGCGGGCGCGCCGACCACCACCGGGCCGTTCTCGTACGAGACCTCCGCGGAGGTCGCGGGCTGCGGCCAGATCCGCTTCGTCTACACGCCGGGCACCGTCTACAGCCAGATCGTGAGCAACACGTTCCTCTGGTACGACTGCGGCCCCACCGACCCGACCACCGGCGACAACCTGGTGCTCGTTCCCGGCATCTCCACGAAGATCGGCGCCAAGAGCATCACGTGGGAGTACCCGATCAAGGCGCTGCCCAAGAACTTCTTCAAGCCGGGCGCGCCGTTCACGGACTTCCGCGCCGCGGTCGACGTCGTGGAGCCGGTCATCGGGCTCTACGGCACCAACCTCGCGCAGCCGATCGACGAGGCCACCGGCACCGGCGTCTGGAAGCTCGGCTCCTAGGGCCGCCAGGACAGCGCCGCGCCGGGCCGCGGCCAGCCCCCGCGCACGCGCCGGCCCCCGAGGTTACTGGTGAGTAGCGACGTCGTGGTTCACCGGTTCGTGCTCGGCGTGAGTCGCTACTCACCAGTAACCGCGCCGGGCCAGCCCCGCGCTACTGGCCTCGGTCGTCCTTCAGGTCCTCGGCGAGGTGCTGCAGCTCCGACCTGAGGAAGTCGCGGGTCGCCACGTCGCCCAGCGCGATGCGGACCGCGGCGACCTCGCGGCTGAGGTACTCGGTGTCCGCGATGGAGCGCGCGTACTGCGCCCTGTCCTCCTCCATGCTGACCCGGTCGCGGTCGGCTTGGCGGTTCTGCGCGAGCAGGATCAGCGGCGCGGCGTACGCCGCCTGCAGCGACAGCGCCAGCGTCAGCAGGATGAACGGGTACGGGTCGAACACGTCGCGGTCGGTACGGCACTCCGCGGCGGGGTCGGTCCTGCGCAGCTCACGGCACTCCTCGTTGGCCCGGTGGTAGCTCAGGCCCATCCAGCCGTTGTAGCCGATCCAGACGATGACGATGACCGTCTGGATGACGAGGAACCGCGCCGTCCCGATGAACCGCGCGATCGTCTCGGAGAACCGCCCGAACGCCTCCGGGTCGTAGTGCGGACGCGGCAGGCCGCGGCGGATGACGCGGGGCTGGTCGATGCGCCCCTTAGCCATCGAGCTGCTCCTCGTCCTCGCGCCAGTTCTCCGGCAGGAGGTGGTCGAGGACGTCGTCGACCGTGACCGCGCCGAGCAGGTGCGAGCCCTCGTCGACGATCGGGACCGCGGTGAGGTTGTACGTCGCGAGGTGCTGCGTGACCTGGCGCAGCGTCGCCTGCGGGCCGAGCGGGTCGAGGTCGGTGTCGGCGACCGCCGCGACGAGCGCGCTCGGCGGCTCCCGCAGCAGCCGCTGGATGTGGCAGATGCCGATGTACCTGCCGGTCGGGGTCTCCGTCGGAGGGCGGCAGACGTAGACCTGGCTGGCGAGGGCGGGGGAGAGGTCGGGGTTGCGGACGTGCGCGAGCGCCTCGGCCACCGTCGCGTTGGGCAGCAGGATGATCGGCTCGGTCGTCATCAGGCCGCCGGCCGTGTCGTCGCCGTAGGTGAGCAGGCGGCGTACGGGCTCCGCCTCGTCCGGCTCCATCAGCTCCAGCAGGCGGGCGGCGTTGGCGGGCTGCATCTCACCGAGGACGTCGGCGGCGTCGTCGGGCGACATCGCCTCGAGGACGTCGGCGGCGCGCTCGTTGTCGAGGTGGTCGAGGATCTCGACCTGCTCGTCCTCGGGCAGCTCCTCGAGGACGTCGGCGAGGCGTTCGTCGTCGAGGGCGTTGGCGACCTCGAAGCGGCGCTTGTCGGAGAGGTTGTGCAGCTCGTTCGCGAGGTCGGCGGGGCGCATGTCCTCGTACATCGCGAGGAGGTTGGCCGTGCCCTGGTTGGTCTCGTCGGCCGCGAAGCCGCTGACCTCGTCCCAGCGCAGCTCCTGCTGGTGGCCGCGGCGGCGCATGCCCCCGCTGCGTACGGCGACGCGCGTCAGCTGCCAGTCGCCGGTGCGGGTCGGCTCCATCGCGCAGTCGTAGACGATGACCTGCGTGCCGGTCGCGAGGACCTGGACCTTGCGGTCGATGAGCTCGGCGTTGACGAGCGTCTCGGACTCGCGGCGTTCGAAGCGGCGCAGGCTCACCGTGCCAGTGGTGAGCACGACCTGGCTGGCGTCGAACGAGCGCACCCGCAGGATCGGCACGAAGATGCGGCGGCGCTGCACGTCGACGACGAGGCCGAGCACCCGCGGGGGCTGGCCGCGCAGGCGCAGCGTCGCGACGACGTCGCGGACGCGGCCCACCTGGTCGCCGTTCGGGTCGAAGACGACGAGGCCGGAGAGGCGCGCGCAGAACACGCGCGTCGTGGTCGTCGTCATGCCGCGAGGCTACCGCCGTGCGGGGTGTGTCCCTCGGACCTACGCGCGCTCGTCCGGCGGGGTCGGACCGCCACCCGTAGGGTCGGCGGATGGCCGACCTGACGTACCACGTCGTCGACGTCTTCACGGACGTCCCGTTCGCGGGCAACCCGCTCGCCGTCGTGCTCGGCGCCGACGAGCTCTCGACCGAGCAGCTCGCTGCGCTGGCGCGCGAGTTCAACCTGTCGGAGACGGCGTTCCCGATGCGGGCCACCGAGCCCGGCGCGGACTACCTGCTGCGCATCTTCACGCCGGGCTCGGAGCTGCCGTTCGCCGGTCACCCGTCGGTCGGCGCGGCGTGGGTCATGGCGTCGCTCGGGCGGATCGCGTACGGCGACGTGACCATGCAGTGCGGCGCCGGGCTGCTGCCGCTGACGGTCACGGCGGACCGCGTGACGTTGACCGCAGGTACGCCGTCCGCCGGACCGCCGCTCGGGCCGGCGCCGTTCCTCCTGGCCCTGGGCCTGTCGCCCGACGACGCGGGTGGTGCGCCGGCGCGGATCTGCTCGACGGGGCTGCGGCAGGCGTTCGTCGAGGTGTCGTCGCCGGAGGCCGTACGCGGGGTCGTCCTCGACGCCGTCGCGCTCTCCGACGCGGTCGGCTCCGACGTGGAGACGGTGTCCGTCTTTGCCTGGGACGAGGCGACGCGGACGGCGCACACGCGGGTGTTCGCGGGGATGGTCGGCGTGGGTGAGGACCCGGCGACGGGCTCGGCGGCGTCGGCGTTCGGGGCGTGGCTGGCGGCGAGCGGCTACGCGCAGGCCGACGGCGAGACGTCGTACGTCGTCACGCAGGGCGCCGAGATCGGCCGCCCGTCGCGGATGGAGGGCACCGTCGTCACGCGCGAGGGGGTCGCGGTGGAGTGCCGGGTGGCGGGCAGCGTCGTACCGATCGCCGCCGGCACGATCAGGGTGCCGTAGGGCGGCGCGCGTTCTGGGAAGATCACCCCGCGCGAGACCGGCGCGCCGAGTGCAAGGAACGAGCGCGGCGTCGGCTAGTTCTTGTACGGGCGCGGGGGCACGTGGTCGGCGGGGCGGCGCGACTTGCCGTGCAGCGTCATCGGCACCCGCGTGGCCGTCGTGGCCGACGTCGGGGCTGGCTGCTCGGAACGGTTGCTCCAGTTGAAGTTCGACGGGTCCTCGACCAGCTCGCCGGTCGGGACGAGCCGCGCGACCTTGCACTCGCGCGCCCACCGGTCGGCCGCGCCGTCGCCGTCGCGGTTGTTGAGTCGCTTGCCGACGAGCAGGGGCACGACTTCGTTCCACGCGGGCGAGCCCGGGGGTACGAGCTCGACGGCCGCGCGCCACGACACGAGCAGGCCCCAGTTGGCCTTCGAGCGGATGCAGACGATCGCCGCGTCGGCGTCCTCGAAGCCGGGCATCTGCTGCTCCGACCCGTCGAACACGAAGTACACGGCGCCCTTGTGCCAGACGTACCAGACAGGGCGGGTGCTCTGCCCTTCGAGGCCGGGGTACGCGAGCCACAGCACCTCGGACTTCTTCGCGGTCTCCTCGATGAGCGGCTCGACCGCGACGGGCGCGCCGCCGACGGCACCGGGGCCGGGCTCGACGAAGACCGGCACGCCGACGACGGGCTCGTCGTCGATCGTGAAGATCAGCTCGTACTCGCCGATCGCCAGCTCGACCTGCTCGACGCGGTCCTCGACGTCGTTGGTGTAGTACTCGCCGGCCAGCTCGACGATGCGCGGCTGCGAGCGGTACATCGTGATCCGGTCGGACGTGCGCACGATCCGGAAGTCCTCGACGTACGCCCCCTGCGGACCCGACCAGCCGCGCCGCACGACGAACGGCTGCGTCTGCCGCCCGCGCGTCCCGAACGCGTGGACGACGGGGTCGCCGGCGCCCTGCTTGTGCAGGTGCTCGTCGATCGCGATGGCGTAACGAAGTCGGGCTCGGGGCACGAGCCGAAACTATAGAGGACGCGCCTCCCGGGCCGCCCCCGCGCCCGCGCGGATGTCACCGGCGGGTACGGACTCGCGGGCGTGCTCGAGCGGTGACTTCGGCGGCCGTGCTCACCGGTGACCATGCCCGCTGCCGCGCCGGGCGGGGGCCGGGAACGTCCTCTACAGTCGGCGGGATGCCCACTGACCGAACGGCGAGCGAGCGCGTCGGCGTCCTCGCCCGGCCGCCGCGCACGGACGTCTGGCTGATCGTCCTCGGTGTCTCCGCCGTCTCCACCTCCGCGCCGCTGATCCGCGCGGCGGCGGCGCCGGCGTTCGCGGTGGCGTTCTGGCGCAACGCCATGGCGTCCGGCCTGCTCGTGCCGTTCAGCCTGCTGCGCGCCCGCGCGGAGCTCCTCGGCCTCGACTCCCGCGAACGCCGCCTCGCGCTCTTCTCCGGCGTCCTCCTCGCGCTGCACTTCGCGACGTGGATCCCGTCGCTGTCGTTCACCTCGGTCGCGTCGTCGACGGCGCTCGTCGCGACGCAGCCGGTGTGGGCGGCGCTCATCGCGCGCTACCAGGGCGACCGCGTCCCCGGCTTCGGCTGGGCGGGCATCTGGATCTCAGTCGTCGGCGCCGCGCTGCTCACCGGCATCGACCTGCACTTCTCGGCGCGCGCGCTGACCGGCGACGTGCTCGCGCTGGTCGGCGGGTTCTTCGCGGCGGCGTACGTCACCGTCGGCGCCGAGGTCCGCCGCAGCGTCTCGACCACCGTCTACACCACCGTCTGCTACGCCACCACGGCCGTGCTGCTGCTCGTGCTCATCCTCGCCACCGGGACGAAGTTCACGGGCTTCCCCGCGAAGACCTGGCTCGCCATCGCGGGGCTCACGATCGGTGCGCAACTGCTGGGGCACAGCGTGTTCAACCGCGTCCTCAAGACGACGAGCCCGACGGTCGTGAGCATCGCGATCCTCTTCGAGATCGTCGGCGCGACGGTGCTGGCGGCGCTGTTCCTCGACGAGACGCCGCGGCTCGCGGCACTGCCCGCGGCGGCGTTCATCGTCGCGGGGGTCGTCATGGTCATCAAGGCCGGCGAGCGCCGCCCTTCCGTCGCCGGCGTCCCCGCCGTCGAGTAGTCAGCGCTCCGCGAAGAACCGCACCAGCTCGGACCTGCGGCGTACGCCGAGCTTCCCCTTCACCGGCTGCAGTGCTCGCCGCGGACGTTCAACCCGGGCCTCGCGCTCGTGCCCGCGCTGCCTGCGTTCCCCGCGGGACACGCGCCGGCGAACGCCCCCAGCACCAGCCAGGTCGTCGAGCACATGACGGTCAGGCAGAACGCCGCCCAGCCGCAGCCAGGCCTCATGGCCGGCGAGGACGAGCAGGTGGAGGAGGTCGCGGAGTACGCGTTCGCGGACAGGTCGGGCGACGCGGCGGGGGTCGCGCTGCTGGGGCTTCGCGGCGTTCGCGGTGGCGGGCGCGGCGACGGCGCTGCGCCTGCGCGAACGCGCGGCGACGGAGTCGGTGCGGGTCAGGCGAACGCGCTGACGTAGCATCCCGCCCATGCCGACGCTGCGTCCCCGCCGTTCCTGCCTCGCCGTTCCCGGGTCCTCGCCGAAGATGCTCGGCAAGGCGCAAGGCCTGCCCGCCGACCAGGTGTTCCTCGACCTCGAGGACTCCGTCGCGCCGCTCGCCAAGGAGGAGGCGCGCGCCAACGTCGTCGCCGCCCTCAACGACGGCGGCTGGGGCGAGAAGACGCGCGTCGTGCGGGTCAACGACCTCACGACGAAGTGGACGTACCGCGACGTCATCACCGTCGTCGAGGGCGCCGGGCAGAACCTCGACTGCGTCATGCTGCCGAAGGTGCAGACCGCCGAGCAGGTGGTCTGGCTCGACCTGCTGCTGACGCAGATCGAGCAGGTCATGGGGTTCGAGAACCGCATCGGCATCGAGGCGCAGATCGAGAACGCCAAGGGCCTCGTCAACGTCGACGCCATCGCCGCCGCGAGCGACCGCGTCGAGACGATCATCTTCGGGCCGGCCGACTTCATGGCGAGCATCAACATGAAGTCGCTCGTCGTCGGCGCGCCGCACCCCGACTACAACGGCGACCCGTACCACTACATCCTCATGCGCATCCTCATGGCGGCGCGGACGTACGACCTGCAGGCCATCGACGGGCCGTACCTCCAGATCAAGGACGTCGAGGGCTTCACCGCCGTGGCGAAGCGCTCCGCGGC
The sequence above is a segment of the Frankiaceae bacterium genome. Coding sequences within it:
- a CDS encoding P-loop NTPase; the encoded protein is MPTTEQVTAALATVQDPEIHRPITELNMVERVDVAPDGVVTVRVLLTVSGCPLKDKITRDVTEAVSRLDGVTGVVVDLGVMNDEQRAALQTQLRGGQAAREIPFAQPGSLTRVYAVASGKGGVGKSSVTANLAAAMAASGLKVGVVDADIYGFSIPRMLGVEGRPTQVESMIMPPTSHGVKVVSIGMFVQGNQPVVWRGPMLHRALQQFLSDVFWGDLDVLLCDLPPGTGDIAISIAQLVPSAEILVVTTPQLAASEVAERAGSIAVQTRQRIAGVVENMAGLACPHCSEHVDVFGAGGGQAVAEALTRTVGAPVPLLGQVPIDVRLREGGDAGVPLVLSDPDAPASKELRRVAEQLGTRSRGLAGRSLGLSPA
- a CDS encoding ATPase, T2SS/T4P/T4SS family, whose product is MTLDTDYIGGRRRALPPEPAKPRRRLGEVLVGSGVISENDLNECLAEQATQPRENRKRLGALVVSKGLATERDIAAGLARALGLEMVDIAHVAVAPATARLLPRAVSERYSVLGIEHSDGRLTLAMADPTDVVALDDVRLYTNARTIVPVVATESAIREYLTRAWSLEEDASDVTGMLDAIGEDATDFANDADDDADGTPIVRMVNVILTDAVRARASDIHLQPELDGLRVRYRVDGLLRDVMTVPKNAAPSMTSRVKIMSGLDIAERRRPQDGRARLNVDGESIDARVSTLPSLHGEKVVIRLLARGEGVLPLSRVGFTEKQLETILDTIVVPQGLVLITGPTGSGKTSTLYSAVSQMRTPDRNIVTLEDPVEVQLRGITQVQTNDRAGLTFAAGLRSVLRQDPDVVLVGEIRDTETAELALRASLTGHMVFSTLHTNDAAAAVTRLVDMGVEPFLIASSLTLVIAQRLVRVPCSRCLAPYQPSPRTLQLLGLTHDDVAGANLVRGRGCDQCGGTGYHGRTAIFEVLPVDTALRAVLTARPTEAAIRTAARASGVSSLRSDGIARALRGETTLEEVLRVTQVDAASGPRCHACHRSIEEDMHFCPWCAAAVETSTCAGCARPVAPEWRNCPWCRRAHDASPVVPGAAVASGERRKTVLVVDDDESVLDYVETALADVCDVMRARNAEEALRIAATDDLDAMILDLVLPDLSGIEVTRLLRADTRTALLPLLLLTGSDDPLLRTEATNAGADIYLSKPVDPATLEANVCLLLEGAALVPEV
- the tatB gene encoding Sec-independent protein translocase protein TatB, translating into MFDNLGWAELAVLAVVAMLVFGPERLPKVAADAGRLIRELRRMASGVTTDIKNEMGIDLDEIRRLDPRRFFDEDLDPAPAARAAAPAAASPLAPGDPAPFDPDAT
- a CDS encoding MarR family transcriptional regulator; this encodes MASQRSASPTYWLTTVELDAWRSFLRAHAKVTRQLDAELSAECDLPLGSYEVLLHLNEQPDRRLRMTELADRVLLSRSGLTRLVDRLEREGLISRESCPSDLRGTFAVLTDEGGDRLAAAAPIHLRGVREHLVDLLTPEEIEVVARAFGRITSDCPGPVLD
- a CDS encoding YceI family protein, with protein sequence MTTSTTTGLEQLTGTYDIDASHSSLEFAAKHAMVTTVRGRFSDFEGVLNIDGTNPANSSAEVRIRVDSLDSRSGQRDEHLRSADFFDIEKHPEITFTSTRAAAGKRDGQYVLWGDLTIKGVTREVELDLEYTGTATDPWGGQRVGFEGEAKVNRKDWGLNWNVALEAGGILVSEKVKLKLDISAVKRAGQ
- a CDS encoding trypsin-like peptidase domain-containing protein, with product ISSDGVIVTNNHVVEGSTSVTVAFLDRVHRKPLRGTVIGTAPERDLAVIRVDATDLVPIAVARSSALRLGDGLIAIGFPLGLGGPTVTRGIVSGLNRTIEPQGGARLEGLLQTDAAINPGNSGGALVDREGRVIGISTAIASLGGLLGGGGGSISIGFAIPIDEARAVAEEIIRTGRATHPFLGISGNDITPQTAEQFGTKEGALVMEVTRGGPAERAGLRARDIIVRLGDDEITSMGDLIGAIRSHRIGETVEVAYVRDGRQSSVRVTLQQKPSG